Part of the Catalinimonas alkaloidigena genome is shown below.
ATCAATGGCTTCAATATATTTGACCCTACTGAAGTCGGGGACAACTATGAAAGCGTCCAGCCGGTAATCACCACGCTAAAGTTGTTTAACGAAGTGGTAAACGTGGGTGATACTATTGGAGATGAGGTCTTACTCAAAAAGAGTATAAATCAAACCAATGAACTGCTACTCAGGCATGATCAGGGTTACATCACTTTTGAGTATGTGGCATTGCATCTGCAAAACCCTGAGCGGGTCAAGTATGCGTACAGAATGGCAGGCCTGGAGAATGAGTTTGTTCATGATGGTAAATCCAGAGCAGCCAGTTATTCCGGTCTTGCTCCGGGAAGCTACACCTTTGAAGTAAAAGCCTACCTGGACGGAGACCTGAAAAATGCCAAAGAGGCCAGTATTAATATTCGTGTGTTGCCGCCCCTATGGAAAACATGGTGGGCCTATGTACTTTATGTCCTTGGCTTTTTCATACTTGCCTGGCTAGCCATCAGGTTCTATGTAAAAATTGTCAGAGAAGAAAAAGAGCATGAATTGGATCAGCTTAAACTTAAGTTCTTTATCAATGTTTCTCATGAGTTTAAAACTCCCCTGACGCTGATTCTTAATCCTGTGGATAAGATTCTCTCTGCCTACAATGATCCGGAAGAAGTACGGGACTCAGCCCTGAGAATCCAAAGAAGTGCCAGAAGGCTACTCAGCCTGATGAATCAACTTCTGGATTTCAGAAAGATGGATCTTGGAAAAACACCTTTAGAACTGGTAAAAGGCGACATCGCTAAATTTAGCAAAGACACTTTCCTCCTGTTTGAAGATCTGGCCCGAAGTAAGGCACTGGACTTTTGTTTTAAAAGTGCTTCAGAACCCATCATCGGGTATTTTGACCCGGATAAGGTGGAGAAAATATTGACCAACCTCTTGTCTAATGCCGTGAAGTTTACCGAGAGTGGAGGAAGCATCTCCATGATGGTAGGATCTAAAGTTAAAGGCAGAAAGGAGTATGCGGAAATAATCGTGAGCGATACCGGTATAGGATTTAAAAAAGAACAGTTGAAAGAAGTGTTCAACAGGTTTTTTCATGTGGATAGCTCTAAGACCGGTACGGGTATTGGCCTTAATTTTACTAAGGGGCTGGTAGAAATTCATCATGGACAGATCATGGTGGAGAGCGAATACCAAAAAGGCAGTTCATTTATTGTGCTTTTGCCCTTAAACAAAGGTGCTTATAAAGGAGTCCCTTTCAAAGAAATGCTAAGCACCGACCTGCAAGCAACAAATGCAATACGCTCTACAGAATATGAGCTGGCGATTACCGACGGACAATACCATATAGACGAAGAGCTGGAAAATCAGGGCGACGCTAAAAGACCTACTGTGCTGATTGTAGACGACAACAAAGAACTGCGGATGCACCTCCGAAAAGAGTTGCGGTCGCAGTACAAAGTCAGGGAAGCTGCCAACGGAAAAGAAGGCTTAGAGAAAATCCATAAGTTCTATCCGGACATAGTAATCAGTGATGTGATGATGCCCAGCATGGAAATGCCGGAGATGGATGGCTTTGAAATGTGCCGCCAGGTAAAAACCAGGCTGGAGACTTGTCACATTCCGGTAATTCTGCTCACCGCCCGAAGCCTGGAGGAAGATCGTATTGAAGGCTATGACACTGGTGCTGATGAGTATCTTCCCAAACCCTTTAACATAGGGGTGCTTAAAGCCCGGATAAACAATCTGCTAGAGAGTAAAAAGCGACTTAGAGAGAAGTTTTCGGCCTTAGGTGAGATGCTGCCCTCCAGTGAAGTAGCTAACAACACCCTTGACGAAGCCTTTCTGGATAAAGTCACTAAAGTCATTCTGGACAATATCAGTGATCAGGATTTCAGGCTGGAACAACTTCTGCAGGAAGTCGGTATGAGCCGCTCCCAATTTTACAGAAAAATCAACTCCCTTACCGGCAAAAACCCAAGTCATTTTATCAGGATCATCCGACTCAGATATGCTTTAGACTTACTCAAAAAAAATCAATATTCCATCAAGGAGATTGCTTACCTGTCGGGCTTCAATTCCTCAGCTTATTTTACCAAATCCTTCAGGGAGCACTTTGGCAAAGCACCCAATCAGTATTATTCTGAAATTCAATAATTGGTAGCAAAACTCTCCTAAAATGCGTTTTTAGCATTATCAAAAGCAAAATGAAACATGGTTTATCAGTTTTGAATCATAATTCATACTCCCGTTTGATTCTTTCCTGTACATTGCCAGTATGCTTTTACCCGGGAAACACAAGCAATTTTTTCTTTGAAAATGATGTCAAACAAAACCTAAACCTATGTCTGTGAATCTATCACCCACAATTCATTTTGCCAATCTGGCTGAAATTTTTACTGCTCGGTGAGCAAGCCCTCTGCCTTTACAAGCGCAGGAGATGAGCTAATATTTTTGCTTTATTGAATTTACAACTAATCTAAAACTACATATGAGATTACGATATTTACAAAATAAGCACTGGAAGATAGTGCTTACTGCAACCGCTATGCTCTTACTGGTGAATATGCATGCCTTTGCCCAGGAACAAACAATATCAGGAAAAGTAAATGATGAAAATGGTGATGGCCTGCCGGGAGTAAACATACTGGTAAAAGGAACTACCGTAGGCACCGTAACTGACATTGATGGTAATTATAAACTTACCGTCAGTGAGAATGCGAGCACATTGGTATTTTCATCCATCGGGTTCACTTCAGAAGAAACAGCCATAGATGGCCGGTCTGTTATCAATGTAGAATTGCTTCCCGATGTACAGTCGCTATCTGAAGTCGTGGTGGTAGGTTACGGTACCCAAAAGAAAACCACACTTACCGGCTCCATCTCCCAGGTATCGGGAGAAGTACTGCAGACAAAAGGGACTTCCAGTGCTGCCCAGTCCTTGCAGGGGGAAGTGCCGGGCGTAGTAGTAACCCGTACTTCTTCTCGTCCGGGGCAGGAAGGCCTGGATATCAAGATTCGTGGTGATATTTCCGTTAATGGTGTTTCTCCACTCGTCGTATTAGATGGGCTGATCATACCCGAATGGCAGCTTTCTACGATTAACCCCAACGATATTGAATCAATCTCAGTATTGAAGGATGCAGCGGCCGCCATTTATGGAACCCGTGCTGCCGGAGGGGTGATCCTGGTAACTACCAAAAAAGGAAAACAAGGTAAGGTTCAAGTAGACTACAGTGGCCAGTATCAGTTGAACTTTGCCAACGATTATCCTCTTGCAAATCTGAACGAGTGGGCTCAGTTATGGCTGGAAGCGGGTGATAATGACAATATATTTTACCGGGATGCAGATGGCAATGAGGTAGAGGCCGCTTCTAATTACCGTTTCTTTACGCGTGACGAACTGGTATCCATCATTGATGGTAGCATGCCTATGGCCCCTGAGTCCTATTTCTGGCTTGGGCAGGATCGTCATTTAGCCGATGTTAACCAATATGATGCCGTATATGGTACTACATCATCTCAAAGACATAACCTTTCTCTTTCGGGAGGAAATGAAAGCGTAGTATACAGAACTTCTTTTGGCTATAATAATGAGCGCTCACCTATTGATTTCGTGTACGATGGTGCTAAAAGGTTTAATTTCCGCACCAATCTGTCGTATCAAGTAAATGATATGCTAAGCTCTGATTTTAGCGTTTCTTATGACGACCGATTAATTGATGGCCCGTTGCAGGGCGTTGGTGAAGGCGTACAGGACATGTACATATTCCCGATGTACAACCCTCTGGGACAGTATTATGATACCTTTGGAGGCAACAATATGCTGGCGAAACTGGATGAAGGTGGCCGGGTCAACACCAGAGATAAAATATTGCGTTTAGGAGGTAAATTAAATCTGGATTTAGACAAACATGTCAAAGGCCTCTCTTTTAGTTATGATGTCAATGTAGGACTGCGCAACACTGAAAGAAAGGAAAGAAAGACCTCTGTCACCATGTACGATTGGGAAGGAAACGTTTCTTATACTCCCACCACTTTATTAAATTCCTTCGTCAAGCTCTACCAAACAGAAGATGTAACCCTCATGCATGCTCTACAGGGCAACTACCGTTTTTCATTGGGTAAAAATAATTTTGGCCTGACAGTAGGAGCTACCGCGCAAAAGGATGAAGATACGAGAAACTTCATGTCTCGTTCCAATATGGCATCTGACGAACTTGACCATATCAATACAGGAGATATCACCACGGCGGTAAATGGAGGGTCCGTAACGAACTCCAATGGAAACAGATTCAATACAGGAAGTTCAACAATTGGTTTGGTTTCTTACCTGGGTAGATTGAACTATGATTATAATGGCATCTACCTCTTTGAGGCATTAGCTCGCCGGGATGGTTCTTCACGATTGCACCCTGACTTCAGATGGAAGAATTTCTACGGCGCTTCCGCCGGTATCCGTCTTTCAGAAATGCGCTTTATGCAGGAGGGCTTCTTCGATAATTTGAAATTGAGGGCCTCTTATGGTGAAACCGGCTCGGTTACGGGTATTGGTGCCTATGACTATATTTCTAATATGGGCGCGGGTTCTACTATATTTGGTGCCCCTCCTTCATTGGTAAATACGGCATGGATTTCCGGTATCACCACTACAAACCGTACCTGGGAACGGGTGAGCACCATCAACACTGCCATTGACTTTACCATCTTAAACAACCGCTTGAACGGTACAGCAGAGTATTTTATTCGCGAAAATAACGATATGCTGGTGAATATCACTTACCCGCTGGTACTAGGGGCTAATGCCCCCAAAACCAATAGTGGTGACTTTACCACCAAAGGCTGGGAAGTCTCATTGAACTGGAATGATCGGGTGGGTTCCTTTAACTACAACATTGGATTAATGGCCTGGGACAGCCGCAGTGAAGTGAGCCGTATGGAAGGCGCAAATACGATATTGAGGGGGTTAAACTCAGTAAGTGATGGTGAGATTATCGAGGGAAAACCACTCAATCCCATTTATACTTACGTAACCGATGGAATTCTTACGACTGAGGAAGAGGTGCTTGACTACTATAATCAATATGGTTTTGCGAGCTTAGATGATCAGAATAGCATGAAGTCCGGAACCATCCTTCCTCAGTACAGGAGTCCTGACCGTCTTGTGCCCGGAACAGTAAAGCGTGTAGATGTAAACGAAGATGGTGTGATCAACGAAGACGATCTGGTTTATTTTGGTGATGCCAATCCTCACTATAGCTTTGGCATCCGGCTGGGAGCTCAATGGAAGGGCTTTGATTTTAGCGCGTTCTTCCAGGGAGTAGCCCGGCAAAATATATTGCGCGAAGGAGGACTGGCTTTCCCTTTCAGCAGATGGTGGATGAACCAAAATAGTGCTTTCCTCGGGCAAACCTGGTCGGAAGACAATCGTGATGCCCCCTGGCCGGCCATCTTCTATAATGGCCATAGAAAAAACTGGAACTACGGACATCCCAATGATATCAATGTTGTCAAAGCTTCTTACCTGAGGGCCAAAGTGCTATCGCTGGGGTATACACTTCCTCAGGACCTGATTTCCCGAGCAGGTATAGACAGGGTACGCTTTTCGCTAACGGCTAACGATTTGTTCGTGATCTCCAATGTAAAAGACGGAATGGATCCCGAGCAAAAAAGTAGTGCCCACCAGGGTGACACCGTCCCTTACGTTTCAACACTGATTTTTGGATTTGAACTTACATTTTAATTGTGGCTATGAATATCTTAGATACGAAATACAGAAACATACTGACTAAAGTATTTTGTCTGACTATACTATCATGCTTTACGCTGAGTAGCTGCGAAGATTACCTGGACCAGCTACCACAGGATGTGGTAAGTGAAGTGATCTACTACCAGACGCCTGAGCAGTTTACGACCGCTTCCAATTACTTCTACACCCGCTTAGGTTTTTTTGATGGTGATGAACAGTCAGACTTATCAAATAACATGGGAGATGAAAATAATTATGCCCATGGTAACACCATTGTGCCTACTACAGATCCCGTTTGGAATGATAACTACTCGAGCCTCAGGCCCATCAATCAACTGATTGAAAAAGCAGAAGAATATAGCGGCGAACCCGCAGATATTGAGGTGCCTGTTGCTACTGCACATTTTTTCAGAGCCTGGCATTATTATCTGCTGCTGAGGCGCTATGGCGGAGTGCCTATCGTTACCCGCGCCCTGGAAGTAACTTCTGAAGAGCTGTATGGTTCCCGGAACAGTCGCTATGAGGTCGTAGATCAGATGCTCAAAGACCTGGACGTAGCCATCAGTGGCTTGCCATCGCACAACGCGCTTAGTGCTGAGGATCAGGGCAAACTTACGCTGGAAGCAGCCAAATCTTTCAAAGCAAGGGTATTGCTGTACGAAGCCACCTGGGAAAAGTATGTGGGCAGCGCTACCGATGGGGATGGCACTACCGTAGGAGCGGGCTCTGCCAAGCCTTCAGGCTACCCTGGCGTTACGGAGATGTTAACAGAAGCCAAACAGCAGGCGCTGGAGGTGATGAACAGTGGCGCTTATGAGCTATGGGATTATCGCGAAGAAATAGGCGAAGACCATCTTTTCTATCTGTTTAACCTGGAAGAAGGCGGGTCAAACCCAGCCGGACTCACCAAGGCAGATAACAAAGAGTTTATTTTTCAGACGGTATATGACTTTAACTACAGGAAAATCAACCAAAACTTAACGCATGCCAAGCCGCATACTCCTACCAGGAAGCTGATGGATATGTATCTATGCACTGACGGCCTTCCTGTACAGTTTTCGGCAGATTTTGAGGGCTATTCTACCATGACTTCAGAGTTTCAGAATCGTGACCTTCGCCTGAAAGGTCTGGTAAAAGAACCTTTGGAGGAATATTGGGGCTGGGGTGCTGCTACCCAGGGTGGCGGTGCTCAATACGGTACTGATTTTGATGAAAGCGGGATAGAGTTTGACTATCGCTATGTACCCCAACTGGTATCTCCGGGTAACCCACGAAATATCGGGTATCAGGGCCGTAAATTTACCACCGAACACCGATTACGAGAAACGAGAGAGGAGTCATACAACTACCCCCTCCTCCGCTACGCAGAAGTGCTGCTGATATACGCGGAAGCTACTTGCGAATTAGGAGAAGGAAGCATTTCAGATGCTGATCTGGATATGTCGATCAACAAAATCCGGGAGCGGTCTGGGGTTGCCCCCCTGACCAATGCCTTGATCGCGCCCTACGGAGATTTGAGCATGCTGGGTGAAATCCACCGGGAACGTGCTATTGAGCTTTTTGGTGAAGATTTCCGCTTTGATGACCTGAAGCGCTGGAATATTGCTCCCGAAGAACTGAATAATAACGTATGTGTTAATTATATTGAAGGCACGGAATTTGAAACTGCTGAAAATCCCTTAAATCCCGGCACAAAAATCTTTGCTGAGGGTGTCTGGCCTTACGGGCTCACCACCACAGAACAAAGTGTCTCAAGTTATGCAGGCATTGCCAACCATAAGCCCGGTGCTTTGATTATTGATGCGGCAGGGAACCGCAGTTTCAAACTGCAGAATTACCTGGATCCAATTCCTAAAAATCAATTAGATATCAATGAAAACTTGCTGCAAAATCCTGGCTGGTAAAATAATCGCAAGCTTTAGTGAGATGTACTTGTCACGGTAGGGCCAAGTGAATCCTAACCCCATAACTTAAATAAAATAGCGCATAGGAAATGCCCTTATGTTTTTAATAATGGCCGGCAGTATTATTTTACAGTACTGCCGGCCTTTGCTTTAATGAATTATCATGAGATATTCCGGTAATCGTTGTAGCAATACAGCAAAGTGATTTATCAACCTAAAGATGTACTCAAAGAGAAAATGAAGAAGGCAATTGTACTCAGCTTATGCTTTATGGTCGCGTTTCAGACACTGGCCGAAGCACGAGACTATTTTTTGTATACTGATGAGAATATTACCTACCTGAAAAATCAGATCAATACTGACCCTCAGATCAAACGTTTGTGGGACAAAAACTACAAAGAGGCGCGTGAACTGCTGAAGAAGGAGCGGCTTGGTGCGAATGACTGCAAGCTCCTGGGTCTGGTGTACCGGATGACCGACGAAACAAAATATGCCGAAGCGATAAAAAAAATACTGCAAGACTATGTCAGCAGGGAGACCTGGGAAAGCGAACAGCTACTCAGCAGAACGCCATCCTGGCAGGGCGGGCTAAAAACCTCGCATACCAGTTTTTACATCGCGATCGGGTATGACTGCATTTATGACTATCTCTCTGCGGAAGAACGTCAGCAGATCGCTGCTGAATTTGTGCGGGTGGGTATAGATCCTGCGCGTGAAGACTGGCTGCTGCCGGCCAGCAGCTTTCATACTTTTGACACCATGGGCCACAACTGGTGGAGTGCCTGTGTGTATATGGCCGGTATTAGTGCCCTGGCAGTTCGTGAAGAGATACCCGAGGCCACGGAGTGGGTCAGAGAAATTGCGGCTACCGCGAGTGAGTGGGTCAATTTTGCGGGTAGCGTGCTACAAAACAAACCGCCTACTTTTGATCAGGACGGAGGTTTTTATGAAAGCGTAAACTATGCGAACTACGGAGTCTCACAATACCTTTTGTTTCGTTATGCCCTGCAGGAGGTTTGGCCGGAGGAGCCTCAGCTGGAGCTGCCTGTGCTGGACAAAATTGGTGACTTCTTTATTGACGTCTGCTATTACGTAAAAGATGGGTCGGTACTTTCTTTACCTTTTGGTGATACCGGAATACTGATCAGCGGGCAGGAGACAGTAAACTTACTATGGAAACTGGGGTATCAGAAAGAGCGCTACGCATGGTATCTTAAAAAAGTGAGCCAGAGAGACGGAAATCAAAAGTTGCCAAAACTAGATTCACCCGAAGACCTGGCATTGTTGCCGGACCTGCCAGCCCTTCCCGCTGACTATGTACCTGACATGCCTACTTCTCACCTGTACGAAGACATGGGCTGGGCAAGCTTAAGGAACTCCTGGGAGGATAACGCCAGCCTGCTGGCCATAAAGTCCGGCTTTACCTGGAACCATGCGCATGCTGATGCAGGCTCTTTTGTCATCTTTCATAAGGGGAAGTACATCATCACCGAGTCAGGAAAATCCTCTTACGGCAATCCCCTCTATACGGAATATTACTGCCAGAGCGAAGCGCACAATGTGGTGCTATTCAAGGGTCAAGGACAGAACAGAAGGGACCCTTACTATGGTGTGGTGAATTCCGGCTCTCTGCATAATCTGCTAGAGGGACAAAACTTTAAATATGTGATGGCCAATGCTAGCGGGCCATATGCTCATATTCTGGCCCGAAATTACCGCCATTTTATCTGGGTGGGAGATGTCATTCTGGTTATTGATGACCTCCTGGCGCACGAATCAGGCAAGTTTGAGCACTTGATTCATTACAATGGAGAATCCGAGAGAAACGGCAGAGATTTATCCATAAAAGATGGTGAGAGTGAGGTGCTTGTTCGTCCATTGTTCCCGGAAACCTTTCCTGTAGGAGGCTTGCCGCATGACTTTCCTGAGCAGATACGCCTGGAAGAAAAGCTGGGCTATAAAGACCATCATCCGGAAGAGCGCCAGCCTTATTGGTCAATCAGCCCGGCAGAAGAAACGCAAAGAACCAAGTTCATAACCGCCATCCTCTTAAAAACTGATGACAATCAGGATCAGCTACCGGAAATTGAACGTTTTCAGGGTGATAATTTTATCGGAGTGTCTATCACCCAGGATAATGAGACCACAGAACTTTATTTTAACCTGAAGGCAGATGGCCGGCTTAAGCATCGCAACAGTGTAAATGATATGAATGGCTGGGAAACGGATGCTTACCTGACCGTGCTGAAGTTTGACGAAGGGGCTGATAAATCAAATCCTGACCACCTCAAAGAAGTATTCATAGGACACGGCAGCTATTTGCGTCGCGATAGTCAGGTGCTCATGCATGCCCTCTCTAAGTATACAGCGCTGGTAGAGGATATTAATGGCAAAGCAGAAGTCATTTTTCAGGGACAAGATGAGGCCACTTTCCGCCTGCGTTCAATTCAGCCTGTCTCTGATGTCAAGCTCAATAACAGAGTAGTGCCAGGTGTGTACGATGAGGATTCGCAGATGGTAAAATTAGTGGTGGAAAACTAAGGCTTTGTGAGCGCTGAATGTTTCTATAAGCCAAAATTATTTAGCAGGAAGTAAATTCAAAGTGTAAATTAAAGGCTTATAACTGCAAATTGCCTTGGAGCAAGTATTGCTTACAGGCGCTTTAAGCCTACTGCTGCATAACATGTACTTCAAGATCAATATACAATGAATAAAGTCAGTATAATGAAACATCGTTTTTTAGTCTTGTGGCTGCTGTCTTGCCTGATTTTTACATCCAGCCTAAATGCCCAGGAATCCACTTACAAGCTGGAAAACCCTTTTTCAGCTGCCTATCTCCAAAGGAACTTAAGCAAACAGTTACCCCGCCTGGTACTGAATCACAAACTGGAGAAAAACCTCAGGCAAAAGTTAAAAACAGATTCAGTAGTACAGAACCTTTATCAGGCTATCAAACTGAATGCAGAAAGTGTGCTTGAGCTACCCATCATCAACCTGGATATTCCAATGGAAGAGAGGTCGCAAAACAACCAACTGGACATATCGCGAGACATGCTGTACCGGGTCAATATGCTGGCGATGGTCTATCGGATGGAGAAAGACCAGCGCATGCTTGACCGGATCAACGAAGAAGTCATTGCCGCCTGTAATTTTCCCTCCTGGAATCCCAAACACTTTCTGGATGTCGGTGAAATGGCATTGGCCATCGCCATAGCGATTGACTGGACCGCCGGTGACCTTCCCCAATCTACTATTGAGCTGGCTAAAAAATCCCTGATAGAAAAAGGCATTAAACCTAGCTGGCCGGAAGGGGGTGATCACTCCCATTGGGCGTATGGAACGAGTAACTGGAATCAGGTGTGCAATGGTGGAATGGTCGCCGCTTCCATCGCCATCGCGGAAGTTGAGCCTGAATTAGCCGCAAAAACTATCCACAGGGCCATTGAAGGCATGCAGCATGCGCTGGATTCCTACGGCCCGGACGGCGTCTATCCTGAGGGGGCTACCTACTGGCGCTACGGAACTTCATTTACAGTAGTAAGCGCAGCGATGTTTGAGAGTGCCTTCGGTACTGACTTTGGCATTTATGCATACCCCGCCTTCAAGGAAAGT
Proteins encoded:
- a CDS encoding hybrid sensor histidine kinase/response regulator transcription factor, which produces MNSKRASVYVLEFLFCLVSFYAHAQYSNLKFEEFSTMEGLSSSTCLEVFQDSEGFIWVGTIDGLNKYDGYGFEIFRPEIGNPKSISSNRVSSIAEDSAGNLWIGTTNGLNVFDKEHKSFYRINLQDAPKGRYLINTVFYDSAKNKLWVGTKNGLYMATLVNYDTQRGEWPDFRHFTHSSKNEQTIDHNDISSIFADAEGNIWVGSAGEHLNRYVEESETFERVLIDVGEAFELGHLPKSVLVDENDDFWIGNDLSKLVYWDRDRNTFELISPVKHRIPIFDLYLDKNNNKWVATDGFGLYLLDEKGNVLQHIENDPEVPFSLPNNQPSKILQDDEGIFWFATYNKGFAKLALAKSEFGHYFYKSGTTEGLSARIAQSVMQDKKGRIWIGTDGGGLNLFEEDSFTFRHYRHQPAERNTLSSDKILFLKQSYDGSIWVCTWDGGLNRFYPQTNSVKQFKHNPNRPNGIGQNTVWCAVEDKQHRLWVGTQTAGLNVRIPETGEFKHFTHQAHEAGSILSNFVFSLFIDTQQRLLIGTSVGVSVLDLKQLEDRKPEDVVFETVDETAILGKRINFITEDHEHNIWLGTDLGLHKLNADLQLIRTYSVKDGLPSNLIIGIQEDNQHDLWLTTKSGISRLDVSENSFENFNVNDGLQGMEFQSKSITKTEDGRIIAGGINGFNIFDPTEVGDNYESVQPVITTLKLFNEVVNVGDTIGDEVLLKKSINQTNELLLRHDQGYITFEYVALHLQNPERVKYAYRMAGLENEFVHDGKSRAASYSGLAPGSYTFEVKAYLDGDLKNAKEASINIRVLPPLWKTWWAYVLYVLGFFILAWLAIRFYVKIVREEKEHELDQLKLKFFINVSHEFKTPLTLILNPVDKILSAYNDPEEVRDSALRIQRSARRLLSLMNQLLDFRKMDLGKTPLELVKGDIAKFSKDTFLLFEDLARSKALDFCFKSASEPIIGYFDPDKVEKILTNLLSNAVKFTESGGSISMMVGSKVKGRKEYAEIIVSDTGIGFKKEQLKEVFNRFFHVDSSKTGTGIGLNFTKGLVEIHHGQIMVESEYQKGSSFIVLLPLNKGAYKGVPFKEMLSTDLQATNAIRSTEYELAITDGQYHIDEELENQGDAKRPTVLIVDDNKELRMHLRKELRSQYKVREAANGKEGLEKIHKFYPDIVISDVMMPSMEMPEMDGFEMCRQVKTRLETCHIPVILLTARSLEEDRIEGYDTGADEYLPKPFNIGVLKARINNLLESKKRLREKFSALGEMLPSSEVANNTLDEAFLDKVTKVILDNISDQDFRLEQLLQEVGMSRSQFYRKINSLTGKNPSHFIRIIRLRYALDLLKKNQYSIKEIAYLSGFNSSAYFTKSFREHFGKAPNQYYSEIQ
- a CDS encoding SusC/RagA family TonB-linked outer membrane protein, giving the protein MRLRYLQNKHWKIVLTATAMLLLVNMHAFAQEQTISGKVNDENGDGLPGVNILVKGTTVGTVTDIDGNYKLTVSENASTLVFSSIGFTSEETAIDGRSVINVELLPDVQSLSEVVVVGYGTQKKTTLTGSISQVSGEVLQTKGTSSAAQSLQGEVPGVVVTRTSSRPGQEGLDIKIRGDISVNGVSPLVVLDGLIIPEWQLSTINPNDIESISVLKDAAAAIYGTRAAGGVILVTTKKGKQGKVQVDYSGQYQLNFANDYPLANLNEWAQLWLEAGDNDNIFYRDADGNEVEAASNYRFFTRDELVSIIDGSMPMAPESYFWLGQDRHLADVNQYDAVYGTTSSQRHNLSLSGGNESVVYRTSFGYNNERSPIDFVYDGAKRFNFRTNLSYQVNDMLSSDFSVSYDDRLIDGPLQGVGEGVQDMYIFPMYNPLGQYYDTFGGNNMLAKLDEGGRVNTRDKILRLGGKLNLDLDKHVKGLSFSYDVNVGLRNTERKERKTSVTMYDWEGNVSYTPTTLLNSFVKLYQTEDVTLMHALQGNYRFSLGKNNFGLTVGATAQKDEDTRNFMSRSNMASDELDHINTGDITTAVNGGSVTNSNGNRFNTGSSTIGLVSYLGRLNYDYNGIYLFEALARRDGSSRLHPDFRWKNFYGASAGIRLSEMRFMQEGFFDNLKLRASYGETGSVTGIGAYDYISNMGAGSTIFGAPPSLVNTAWISGITTTNRTWERVSTINTAIDFTILNNRLNGTAEYFIRENNDMLVNITYPLVLGANAPKTNSGDFTTKGWEVSLNWNDRVGSFNYNIGLMAWDSRSEVSRMEGANTILRGLNSVSDGEIIEGKPLNPIYTYVTDGILTTEEEVLDYYNQYGFASLDDQNSMKSGTILPQYRSPDRLVPGTVKRVDVNEDGVINEDDLVYFGDANPHYSFGIRLGAQWKGFDFSAFFQGVARQNILREGGLAFPFSRWWMNQNSAFLGQTWSEDNRDAPWPAIFYNGHRKNWNYGHPNDINVVKASYLRAKVLSLGYTLPQDLISRAGIDRVRFSLTANDLFVISNVKDGMDPEQKSSAHQGDTVPYVSTLIFGFELTF
- a CDS encoding RagB/SusD family nutrient uptake outer membrane protein — protein: MNILDTKYRNILTKVFCLTILSCFTLSSCEDYLDQLPQDVVSEVIYYQTPEQFTTASNYFYTRLGFFDGDEQSDLSNNMGDENNYAHGNTIVPTTDPVWNDNYSSLRPINQLIEKAEEYSGEPADIEVPVATAHFFRAWHYYLLLRRYGGVPIVTRALEVTSEELYGSRNSRYEVVDQMLKDLDVAISGLPSHNALSAEDQGKLTLEAAKSFKARVLLYEATWEKYVGSATDGDGTTVGAGSAKPSGYPGVTEMLTEAKQQALEVMNSGAYELWDYREEIGEDHLFYLFNLEEGGSNPAGLTKADNKEFIFQTVYDFNYRKINQNLTHAKPHTPTRKLMDMYLCTDGLPVQFSADFEGYSTMTSEFQNRDLRLKGLVKEPLEEYWGWGAATQGGGAQYGTDFDESGIEFDYRYVPQLVSPGNPRNIGYQGRKFTTEHRLRETREESYNYPLLRYAEVLLIYAEATCELGEGSISDADLDMSINKIRERSGVAPLTNALIAPYGDLSMLGEIHRERAIELFGEDFRFDDLKRWNIAPEELNNNVCVNYIEGTEFETAENPLNPGTKIFAEGVWPYGLTTTEQSVSSYAGIANHKPGALIIDAAGNRSFKLQNYLDPIPKNQLDINENLLQNPGW
- a CDS encoding heparinase II/III domain-containing protein; this translates as MKKAIVLSLCFMVAFQTLAEARDYFLYTDENITYLKNQINTDPQIKRLWDKNYKEARELLKKERLGANDCKLLGLVYRMTDETKYAEAIKKILQDYVSRETWESEQLLSRTPSWQGGLKTSHTSFYIAIGYDCIYDYLSAEERQQIAAEFVRVGIDPAREDWLLPASSFHTFDTMGHNWWSACVYMAGISALAVREEIPEATEWVREIAATASEWVNFAGSVLQNKPPTFDQDGGFYESVNYANYGVSQYLLFRYALQEVWPEEPQLELPVLDKIGDFFIDVCYYVKDGSVLSLPFGDTGILISGQETVNLLWKLGYQKERYAWYLKKVSQRDGNQKLPKLDSPEDLALLPDLPALPADYVPDMPTSHLYEDMGWASLRNSWEDNASLLAIKSGFTWNHAHADAGSFVIFHKGKYIITESGKSSYGNPLYTEYYCQSEAHNVVLFKGQGQNRRDPYYGVVNSGSLHNLLEGQNFKYVMANASGPYAHILARNYRHFIWVGDVILVIDDLLAHESGKFEHLIHYNGESERNGRDLSIKDGESEVLVRPLFPETFPVGGLPHDFPEQIRLEEKLGYKDHHPEERQPYWSISPAEETQRTKFITAILLKTDDNQDQLPEIERFQGDNFIGVSITQDNETTELYFNLKADGRLKHRNSVNDMNGWETDAYLTVLKFDEGADKSNPDHLKEVFIGHGSYLRRDSQVLMHALSKYTALVEDINGKAEVIFQGQDEATFRLRSIQPVSDVKLNNRVVPGVYDEDSQMVKLVVEN